One window of the Lytechinus variegatus isolate NC3 chromosome 3, Lvar_3.0, whole genome shotgun sequence genome contains the following:
- the LOC121411340 gene encoding putative glycerol-3-phosphate transporter 2 isoform X1, with the protein MIRHQAETFIITWVAYASTYLLRKPLGVVKADLATELSMSKAQLGWLDAALLLPYATVQIVLGSLGDRAGARKTLGFCLILSAFSMVSFGFWPNFYILCLHLFINGAAQSQAWPSCTKILGQCFNTQQRNSLFGIWGTCTFAGGIFGTAVAVYLRATYNWQMAFFIPSIFVCFVGVLVFVMLIEPPMGIPLTETAQEALPGLNPKQSSSTLPWIKLWSLPMVKEAAIATFCIKIVRYCMFMWLPLYLHQELQYSQTEAGLYSTIFEIGGVMGSASVGYLITRFLQDRAFKGTSLCILLSALSFIGFYSTTRHSALLNQSFMLLAGAFNCGVDPILTGSIPSALGEQGGMDIQASVAGFVNGIGTIGTIIEGPVIGIVAELFGWQSMIYLMILISLLGAMATYKGHMIQSRR; encoded by the exons GTGAAAGCAGATCTTGCCACTGAACTGTCTATGAGCAAGGCTCAACTTGGATGGTTAGATGCTGCACTGCTTCTTCCATATGCCACAGTTCAG ATTGTTTTGGGATCTCTTGGAGACAGAGCTGGTGCCAGGAAAACTTTGGGATTCTGTCTCATATTATCAGCATTTTCCATG GTCAGCTTTGGCTTTTGGCCAaatttttacattctttgtcttCATCTCTTCATCAACGGTGCAGCTCAG TCACAGGCCTGGCCTAGCTGTACTAAGATCTTGGGACAGTGTTTCAACACTCAGCAGAGGAATAGTCTCTTTGGGATCTGGGGAACATGTACCTTTGCAGGGGGAATCTTTGGAACTGCAGTAGCT GTATACCTGAGGGCAACATACAACTGGCAAATGGctttttttattccatcaaTATTTGTG TGTTTTGTAGGTGTTTTAGTTTTTGTGATGCTGATAGAACCTCCAATGGGAATACCACTAACTGAAACTGCGCAAG AAGCACTACCAGGTCTTAATCCCAAGCAATCATCAAGTACTCTACCATGGATAAAATTGTGGTCACTACC AATGGTGAAAGAAGCAGCCATAGCAACATTCTGTATTAAGATTGTCagatattgtatgttcatgTGGCTCCCATTGTATCTTCACCAAGAG CTTCAATACAGCCAAACAGAAGCAGGATTATATTCAACTATATTTGAGATTGGAGGAGTCATGGGAAGTGCATCAGTAGGATACCTCATAACCAG ATTCCTGCAAGATAGGGCATTCAAAGGGACCAGCCTCTGTATCCTCCTCAGCGCATTGAGTTTCATTGGATTCTATTCCACAACCAGACACAGTGCGTTACTGAACCAGTCCTTTATGTTACTGGCAGGAGCCTTCAACTGTGGAGTAGACCCCATCCTCACCGGGTCCATCCCCTCTGCGTTGGGGGAGCAAGGCGGTATGGATATACAGGCATCGGTAGCTGGCTTTGTCAATG GTATTGGAACAATAGGCACAATCATAGAAGGCCCTGTTATTGGTATAGTGGCTGAGCTATTTGGATGGCAAAGTATGATCTATCTCATGATTCTTATCTCCCTGCTTGGTGCCATGGCAACGTATAAAGGTCACATGATCCAGTCGCGGAGGTGA
- the LOC121411338 gene encoding uncharacterized protein LOC121411338, translated as MDHDSAPLLANDTDVSVLFREKPGPNETSINIQPPPYQDAPAASPAKYYDFRFRGRTSCRIRLTVLNVFLTIMTVLSSLMMAITLPLYSASMVTESSTDEYPVLFFTALWFPIFFLGLVAINKFIDPEMSLKSTVSHRVMAMVGGMNSLNGLLVVYASDPERTSPQLQAILGTSVIPFTVISRYIILRKGVSRARLVCTGIVLIGLFISLEPVIFSIDQPDSGSGGGGGGGGHGTSVAQVLWPFVFALGFLPLGILNTLIERELKRDQTQSLVFQTWVQFYSTIIICLLFWTDFIPGFGAASNPSEFGENLKHGFNCMYGQNPTCSDAVLYAILFIISYCLANLFIFLLVRFAEGAVYLVIVQALVTPLGAIFWTLFNPDPSFHWKPVFNLATAFVLGGLVIMVPAVVFYNYFGNQEAKKEEKKHPKEEY; from the exons ATGGATCACGACAGCGCGCCGTTGTTGGCAAATGACACAGATGTGAGTGTTCTCTTCAGAGAAAAACCAGGCCCTAATGAGACCAGTATAAACATCCAACCACCACCATACCAAGATGCCCCCGCAGCCAGTCCAGCAAAGTACTACGACTTCAGGTTCCGTGGTCGAACTTCATGTCGAATTCGATTGACTGTCCTAAACGTCTTTCTCACGATCATGACGGTGTTGAGCAGCTTAATGATGGCGATCACACTTCCGCTCTATTCGGCGTCGATGGTGACGGAGAGCTCGACGGACGAGTATCCGGTTCTCTTCTTCACTGCTCTTTGGTTCCCCATCTTCTTTCTCGGTCTCGTGGCCATCAACAAGTTCATTGATCCAGAGATGAGTCTGAAGTCGACGGTCAGTCACCGGGTCATGGCTATGGTGGGAGGGATGAATTCACTGAATGGTCTTCTGGTGGTGTATGCCAGTGATCCTGAGAGAACGAGTCCTCAGCTACAGGCCATCCTGGGTACTTCGGTTATTCCATTTACCGTAATCTCCCGGTACATCATTTTAAGAAAAG GTGTAAGTCGAGCTCGATTGGTATGCACAGGAATTGTCCTGATTGGTCTCTTCATCTCTCTTGAGCCAGTTATATTCAGTATTGATCAACCTGACAGTGGTAGCGgaggtggtggcggtggtggtggacATGGAACTAGTGTTGCTCAAGTTCTTTGGCCTTTCGTTTTCGCCCTTGGTTTCCTGCCATTGGGTATTCTCAACACACTCATCGAGAGGGAACTCAAACGAGATCAG ACACAATCTCTAGTTTTCCAGACTTGGGTTCAATTCTACAGCACAATAATCATTTGCCTTCTCTTCTGGACAGATTTTATTCCTGGTTTTGGAGCG GCTAGCAATCCATCAGAATTCGGGGAAAACCTGAAGCATGGCTTTAACTGCATGTACGGTCAGAACCCAACCTGCAGCGATGCCGTTCTCTATGCCATCCTCTTCATCATTAGCTACTGTCTCGCCAATCTATTCATCTTCCTCCTCGTCCGCTTCGCCGAAGGTGCCGTGTATCTCGTCATCGTCCAGGCTCTCGTCACCCCACTCGGTGCCATATTCTGGACGCTCTTCAATCCCGATCCGTCGTTCCATTGGAAGCCTGTTTTCAATCTCGCCACGGCGTTCGTTCTCGGCGGTCTCGTCATCATGGTACCGGCAGTAGTATTCTATAACTATTTCGGCAACCAAGAGGCaaagaaggaggaaaagaagCACCCAAAGGAAGAATATTAA
- the LOC121411339 gene encoding coatomer subunit gamma-2-like: MMLRRDKKDEEDGSNPFQNLDRSAVLQEARVFNATPINPRRCCHILTKVMYIINQGESIGTTEATETFFAMTKLFQSNDVMLRRMVYLMIKEMANLAEDVIIVTSSLTKDMTGKEDLYRAAAIRSLCKITDSSMLQGIERYMKQAIVDKVSSVSSAALCSSLHLLKQSPDVVKRWVNEVQEAASNDNIMVQYHALGLLYHIRKHDRLASSKMVSKYTRGGLKSPYATCLLIRIAAKLIADEDAGHDSPLFDFIENCLRHKSEMVIYEAASAIVNMKNTTSRELNPAVSVLQLFLSSPKPTLRFAATKTLNKVAMTHPAAVTACNLDLENLITDVNRSIATLAITTLLKTGSESSVDRLMKQIGTFMSEISDEFKVVVVSAVRSLCSKFPRKHAVMMSFLSTMLRDEGGFEYKRAIVDSLIAIIEENPESKETGLSHLCEFIEDCEHTSLATRILHLIGREGPRSPNPAKYIRFIYNRVILENAAIRAAAVSSLAKFGAHCEELLPSIVVLLERSLLDSDDEVRDRATFYLSILKHSQKPLNSAYILNGLSVSIAGLERALHHYTLSPSETPFDIKTVPIETQPLTEQKPVSDIAPAMAKQEKMAPPTQDIYADQLKAIPEIAELGPLFKSSVKPVELTESETEYMVGCIKHTFPEHIVFQFDCTNTLNDQQLENVTVQMESAEGFEVQQYIPAPVLKYNQPGTTYTVVQMPDDPSDVSSAFSNTLKFTVKDCDPNTGEPDDEGYEDEYVLEDIEITLSDHMQRVLKPNFMASWEEVGDENEMEETYGLASKSLEEAVKDIVSFLGMQPCERSDKVSEGRSSHTLYLAGVFRGGHDTLVRARLALQDTITMHITVRSGDPVVSELIASSVG; the protein is encoded by the exons ATGATGCTCCGACGTGATAAGAAAGACGAGGAAGATG GAAGCAATCCATTCCAAAATCTGGACAGAAGCGCAGTCCTCCAAGAG GCCCGTGTGTTCAATGCTACTCCTATAAATCCAAGGAGATGCTGCCATATTTTGACAAAGGTCATGTACATCATCAACCAG GGAGAATCAATTGGGACTACAGAGGCTACAGAGACTTTCTTTGCCATGACAAAGCTCTTCCAATCAAACGAT GTCATGCTCCGTCGTATGGTATACCTGATGATTAAAGAGATGGCTAATCTCGCAGAGGATGTGATCATAGTGACTAGTAGTTTGACCAAGGATATGACAGGCAAGGAAGATCTTTACAGGGCTGCTGCCATACGCTCCCTATGCAAGATTACTGAT AGCTCCATGTTGCAAGGAATAGAGCGTTACATGAAGCAGGCTATTGTGGATAAGGTTTCTAGTGTTTCTTCTGCAGCTCTCTGCTCATCTCTG CACCTGTTGAAGCAAAGTCCTGACGTGGTGAAGAGATGGGTTAATGAGGTCCAGGAAGCAGCCTCGAACGATAACATCATGGTTCAGTACCATGCCCTGGGCTTACTCTATCATATCCGCAAGCATGATCGTCTGGCTTCTTCTAAGATGGTTAGCAAGTACACTAGGGGTGGACTCAAGTCCCCCTATGCCACCTGTTTGCtg ATTCGCATTGCTGCAAAGCTGATTGCAGATGAGGATGCTGG TCATGACAGCCCCCTGTTTGACTTCATTGAGAACTGCTTGAGACACAAGAGTGAG ATGGTGATCTATGAAGCTGCCAGTGCCATTGTTAACATGAAGAATACCACATCTCGTGAGCTGAATCCAGCTGTGTCTGTTCTTCAGTTATTCTTAAGCTCTCCCAAACCAACCCTTCGTTTTGCTGCCACCAAGACCCTTAACAAG GTTGCGATGACACACCCTGCTGCTGTCACTGCCTGCAACCTTGACCTTGAGAACCTCATCACTGATGTGAACCGCAGCATCGCGACCCTGGCCATCACCACCCTACTGAAGACTGGCAGCGAGAGCAGTGTGGACAGGCTGATGAAGCAGATTGGTACCTTTATGAGTGAGATCTCTGATGAATtcaaggtggtggtggtgtctGCAGTCAGGTCACTCTGTTCCAAGTTTCCTCGCAAGCATGCAGTTATGATGAGCTTCCTCTCCACTATGCTCAGGGATGAG GGTGGATTTGAGTACAAGCGAGCCATTGTTGACAGTCTGATTGCCATCATTGAGGAGAATCCAGAGAGCAAGGAGACTGGACTGTCACACCTATGTGAGTTCATAGAGGACTGTGAACACACCTCTCTTGCTACCCGTATACTTCATCTGATTGGACGGGAGGGACCACGCTCACCCAATCCTGCCAAGTATATCCGCTTCATTTACAACCGTGTCATCCTGGAGAATGCTGCCATCAGGGCCG CTGCTGTTAGTTCCCTGGCCAAATTTGGAGCCCACTGTGAGGAGTTGCTACCCAGCATTGTGGTTCTGCTTGAAAG ATCTTTGCTTGACTCTGATGATGAGGTTCGTGATAGAGCTACCTTCTACTTGAGTATCTTGAAGCACAGCCAGAAGCCACTCAACTCGGCTTACATCCTGAATG GTTTGAGTGTATCCATCGCTGGACTAGAGAGGGCGCTTCACCACTACACCCTATCTCCATCGGAGACTCCATTTGACATAAAGACTGTACCCATTGAGACACAGCCGTTGACAGAGCAGAAACCAGTCT CTGACATTGCTCCTGCTATGGCGAAACAAGAGAAAATGGCTCCTCCTACTCAAGATATTTATGCTG ATCAACTGAAAGCTATTCCCGAAATTGCTGAATTGGGACCACTGTTCAAGTCGTCAGTAAAGCCCGTTGAACTCACTGAGTCAGAGACTGAATACATGGTTGGATGCATCAAACATACATTCCCAGAGCACATTGTGTTCCAg TTTGACTGCACCAACACATTGAATGACCAGCAGCTTGAGAATGTCACTGTACAGATGGAGTCTGCTGAAGGTTTTGAGGTCCAGCAGTACATTCCTGCACCAGTCCTCAAGTACAACCAACCAGGTACAACCTACACAGTGGTGCAGATGCCTGATGATCCCTCCGATG TATCGAGTGCATTTAGCAACACACTGAAGTTCACTGTGAAAGACTGTGATCCTAACACAGGAGAGCCTGATGATGAGGGTTATGAAGATGAATATGTG TTGGAGGACATTGAGATAACCTTGTCAGATCACATGCAACGAGTACTGAAACCAAACTTCATGGCATCCTGGGAAGAAGTAGGGGATGAAAATGAGATGGAGGAGACCTATGGTCTGGCATCCAAGAGTCTGGAAG AGGCCGTCAAAGACATTGTCTCCTTCCTGGGTATGCAGCCTTGTGAACGATCAGACAAGGTGAGTGAAGGCAGGAGCTCTCATACCCTCTACCTTGCCGGTGTGTTCCGTGGCGGCCATGACACCCTGGTCAGAGCACGTCTTGCCCTACAAGACACCATCACCATGCACATAACAGTCAGAAGCGGTGACCCGGTGGTCAGCGAACTTATCGCATCGTCTGTTGGTTAA
- the LOC121411340 gene encoding sugar phosphate exchanger 3-like isoform X2 yields MIRHQAETFIITWVAYASTYLLRKPLGVVKADLATELSMSKAQLGWLDAALLLPYATVQIVLGSLGDRAGARKTLGFCLILSAFSMVSFGFWPNFYILCLHLFINGAAQSQAWPSCTKILGQCFNTQQRNSLFGIWGTCTFAGGIFGTAVACFVGVLVFVMLIEPPMGIPLTETAQEALPGLNPKQSSSTLPWIKLWSLPMVKEAAIATFCIKIVRYCMFMWLPLYLHQELQYSQTEAGLYSTIFEIGGVMGSASVGYLITRFLQDRAFKGTSLCILLSALSFIGFYSTTRHSALLNQSFMLLAGAFNCGVDPILTGSIPSALGEQGGMDIQASVAGFVNGIGTIGTIIEGPVIGIVAELFGWQSMIYLMILISLLGAMATYKGHMIQSRR; encoded by the exons GTGAAAGCAGATCTTGCCACTGAACTGTCTATGAGCAAGGCTCAACTTGGATGGTTAGATGCTGCACTGCTTCTTCCATATGCCACAGTTCAG ATTGTTTTGGGATCTCTTGGAGACAGAGCTGGTGCCAGGAAAACTTTGGGATTCTGTCTCATATTATCAGCATTTTCCATG GTCAGCTTTGGCTTTTGGCCAaatttttacattctttgtcttCATCTCTTCATCAACGGTGCAGCTCAG TCACAGGCCTGGCCTAGCTGTACTAAGATCTTGGGACAGTGTTTCAACACTCAGCAGAGGAATAGTCTCTTTGGGATCTGGGGAACATGTACCTTTGCAGGGGGAATCTTTGGAACTGCAGTAGCT TGTTTTGTAGGTGTTTTAGTTTTTGTGATGCTGATAGAACCTCCAATGGGAATACCACTAACTGAAACTGCGCAAG AAGCACTACCAGGTCTTAATCCCAAGCAATCATCAAGTACTCTACCATGGATAAAATTGTGGTCACTACC AATGGTGAAAGAAGCAGCCATAGCAACATTCTGTATTAAGATTGTCagatattgtatgttcatgTGGCTCCCATTGTATCTTCACCAAGAG CTTCAATACAGCCAAACAGAAGCAGGATTATATTCAACTATATTTGAGATTGGAGGAGTCATGGGAAGTGCATCAGTAGGATACCTCATAACCAG ATTCCTGCAAGATAGGGCATTCAAAGGGACCAGCCTCTGTATCCTCCTCAGCGCATTGAGTTTCATTGGATTCTATTCCACAACCAGACACAGTGCGTTACTGAACCAGTCCTTTATGTTACTGGCAGGAGCCTTCAACTGTGGAGTAGACCCCATCCTCACCGGGTCCATCCCCTCTGCGTTGGGGGAGCAAGGCGGTATGGATATACAGGCATCGGTAGCTGGCTTTGTCAATG GTATTGGAACAATAGGCACAATCATAGAAGGCCCTGTTATTGGTATAGTGGCTGAGCTATTTGGATGGCAAAGTATGATCTATCTCATGATTCTTATCTCCCTGCTTGGTGCCATGGCAACGTATAAAGGTCACATGATCCAGTCGCGGAGGTGA